In the Campylobacter sp. RM6914 genome, one interval contains:
- the nrfD gene encoding NrfD/PsrC family molybdoenzyme membrane anchor subunit, translated as MNNMWGSMAQYNEIYWPWPIAVYLFLAGLSAGAMIVALFLRWKGIELDKISSSSKFDGCFKAAAIIAPITICVGLALLVLDLGKPLSFYWILIKYNFASVMSIGVALLLLYTPLAFIYLLVAFAPQIKASNISILESLSNLVLKSGLVKLMEILLFVLAIGVGVYTGFLLSAISKLPLWDTPVLPILFLVSGFSSGIAASVICGMVFFKDNIDQHVVAGLLKFDLFAIVCEIALLGALFALMFSKGGSSEVVAVQALGSGALAGIFWFGVVGMGLVLPIVIDLTVLKGHAYKPTAILLNTLLVICGVILLRYYIVYAGQIFTGA; from the coding sequence ATGAATAATATGTGGGGAAGTATGGCTCAATATAATGAAATTTATTGGCCTTGGCCGATCGCGGTGTATTTATTTTTGGCGGGTCTTAGTGCAGGTGCGATGATAGTTGCGTTATTTCTTAGATGGAAGGGTATAGAGCTTGATAAAATTTCATCATCTTCTAAATTTGACGGTTGTTTTAAGGCAGCTGCGATAATAGCACCTATAACTATTTGTGTGGGACTTGCACTTTTGGTGCTTGACCTTGGTAAGCCTCTTAGTTTTTACTGGATACTTATAAAATATAACTTTGCTTCAGTTATGTCTATAGGTGTTGCTTTGCTTTTGCTTTATACGCCTCTTGCGTTTATTTATTTGTTAGTTGCATTTGCACCGCAAATAAAAGCAAGCAATATATCTATCTTAGAGAGTCTTTCAAATTTAGTTTTAAAGTCAGGTCTTGTAAAATTAATGGAAATTTTACTTTTCGTCCTAGCTATAGGAGTTGGCGTATATACGGGCTTTTTGCTAAGTGCGATAAGCAAACTTCCACTATGGGACACCCCTGTGCTTCCTATACTATTTTTAGTTTCAGGATTTAGCTCTGGTATAGCTGCAAGCGTTATTTGTGGTATGGTCTTTTTTAAAGATAATATCGACCAACATGTTGTGGCAGGCTTATTAAAATTTGACCTTTTTGCGATAGTTTGTGAGATAGCCTTGCTTGGTGCTTTATTTGCTCTTATGTTTTCAAAGGGCGGTAGCAGTGAGGTTGTTGCTGTTCAAGCTTTAGGAAGCGGCGCTTTAGCAGGGATTTTCTGGTTTGGTGTTGTAGGTATGGGGCTTGTTTTGCCTATCGTGATAGATCTTACCGTATTAAAAGGTCATGCATATAAACCAACTGCAATACTTTTAAATACTTTACTTGTAATATGTGGCGTAATTTTGCTAAGATATTACATTGTTTATGCAGGTCAAATTTTTACCGGTGCATGA
- a CDS encoding aspartate ammonia-lyase — protein sequence MGTRKEHDFIGELEIDDSVYYGVQTFRALENFHMSGRTLKDYPFFVKAFAQIKKAAALANKEVGVLDADKADAIAKACDEIIAGKYLDQFVVDMIQGGAGTSTNMNANEVITNIALELMGHKKGEYQYLHPNDHTNLGQSTNDAYPSSIKVAAHAKLGDLLKAMEELKTELEIKAKDFKDIIKMGRTELEDAVPTTLGNTFNAFASYIKSDIAKITAARETLTHLNMGATAIGTGINCHPDYKFVVEKKLSAITGVDFKPAEDFIAATQDTGDFVHVSGALKTAAVRLSKIANDLRLMNSGPRCGLGEINLPQMQPGSSIMPGKVNPVIAEVVGEACYEVIGNDVTIMLCSERGEFELNAFEPGIAYGLFNSITILENAMKTLSEKAIKKLTANPEACLKSVLGSVGIVTAFNPYIGYEKSASIAKEALQTGKAVGDICLERGYLTKEEIDKILEPKNMLNPSMGK from the coding sequence ATGGGAACAAGAAAAGAACACGACTTCATTGGTGAGCTAGAGATAGACGACAGCGTTTATTACGGTGTGCAGACTTTCAGAGCGCTTGAGAATTTTCATATGAGCGGTAGAACTCTTAAGGATTATCCGTTTTTTGTAAAAGCATTTGCTCAGATAAAAAAAGCAGCTGCACTAGCTAACAAAGAGGTTGGTGTTTTGGATGCCGATAAGGCCGATGCTATAGCTAAAGCTTGCGATGAGATAATTGCAGGTAAATATCTTGACCAATTTGTAGTTGATATGATACAAGGTGGCGCTGGAACATCTACAAATATGAACGCAAATGAGGTTATCACAAACATTGCACTTGAGCTAATGGGTCATAAAAAAGGTGAGTATCAATACCTACATCCAAACGATCACACCAACCTTGGTCAAAGCACAAATGATGCTTATCCGAGTTCAATAAAAGTAGCTGCGCATGCCAAACTTGGCGATCTTCTTAAAGCCATGGAAGAGTTAAAGACTGAGCTTGAAATAAAAGCAAAAGACTTTAAAGACATAATCAAAATGGGTAGAACAGAGCTTGAAGATGCTGTTCCTACAACACTTGGTAATACCTTTAACGCGTTTGCAAGCTATATTAAAAGCGATATCGCTAAAATCACAGCTGCTCGCGAAACTTTAACTCATCTAAACATGGGTGCTACTGCGATAGGAACTGGCATTAACTGCCACCCTGACTATAAATTCGTAGTTGAGAAAAAGTTAAGCGCTATTACGGGGGTTGATTTTAAACCGGCTGAAGATTTTATCGCTGCTACACAAGATACAGGAGATTTTGTTCATGTAAGCGGTGCTCTAAAAACAGCTGCTGTTAGACTAAGTAAGATCGCAAACGATTTAAGATTAATGAACTCAGGTCCAAGATGCGGTTTAGGTGAGATCAATCTACCTCAAATGCAACCTGGTAGTTCAATCATGCCTGGTAAAGTAAATCCGGTTATTGCTGAAGTGGTAGGCGAGGCTTGCTATGAAGTTATCGGTAATGACGTAACTATAATGCTTTGCAGTGAGAGAGGAGAATTTGAACTAAATGCGTTTGAGCCAGGTATAGCTTATGGATTATTTAACTCTATTACAATCCTTGAAAACGCAATGAAAACATTGTCTGAAAAAGCTATCAAAAAACTTACTGCAAATCCTGAAGCTTGCTTAAAATCAGTACTAGGCTCTGTAGGTATAGTTACAGCGTTTAACCCTTATATTGGTTATGAAAAATCAGCATCTATTGCTAAAGAAGCTTTACAAACAGGCAAAGCCGTAGGTGATATCTGCTTAGAAAGAGGATATTTAACTAAAGAAGAGATCGATAAGATTCTTGAGCCAAAAAATATGCTAAATCCAAGCATGGGCAAATAA
- a CDS encoding response regulator transcription factor, whose protein sequence is MKILLLEDDIQFQESVCEYLQMLGYDVDCASDGQKACDLIASNFYHLFILDIKVPKISGHEVIKYIKNLNLNTPIMITTSLVDIDDMAIGYELGCNEYLKKPFELAELKFRVAELMRKYYSVDDKNVIKLNGGFEFNTSKRVLQKDGALIDLSAKETDLVECLVSHLNMYVSMDELREFVWGDKEIDGADIRMHVLKIRQKTSNEFITSKRRVGYKING, encoded by the coding sequence TTGAAGATTTTACTTTTAGAAGATGACATACAGTTTCAAGAGAGTGTTTGTGAGTATTTGCAAATGCTTGGATATGATGTTGATTGCGCTAGTGACGGTCAAAAAGCTTGTGATCTGATAGCTAGCAACTTTTATCATCTTTTTATCCTTGATATAAAAGTTCCAAAGATAAGCGGACATGAGGTTATAAAATACATAAAAAATTTAAATTTAAACACGCCTATAATGATCACAACATCGCTTGTTGATATCGATGATATGGCGATAGGCTACGAGCTTGGCTGTAATGAGTATTTAAAAAAGCCGTTTGAGCTAGCTGAGCTTAAATTTAGAGTTGCCGAGCTTATGAGGAAGTATTATAGTGTCGATGATAAAAATGTAATTAAGCTAAATGGGGGATTTGAGTTTAATACAAGCAAAAGAGTTTTGCAAAAAGATGGGGCTTTAATAGACTTAAGTGCTAAAGAGACTGACCTTGTTGAGTGCTTAGTATCTCATCTAAACATGTATGTAAGCATGGATGAGTTGCGTGAGTTTGTCTGGGGCGACAAAGAGATAGACGGCGCTGATATAAGGATGCATGTTCTTAAAATTCGTCAAAAAACATCAAATGAATTTATAACATCAAAAAGACGAGTCGGCTATAAAATAAATGGATAA
- the phsA gene encoding thiosulfate reductase PhsA, producing MNKSRRDFLKTSAGAGVLATCFTPGSLGAVGAKALKGSESFTPSFCEMCSSRCPIEGRVVDGKNVFIQGNHKASGTGTSVCARGGSGHSQLYDPQRIVKPLIRVGERGEGKWREASWDEALDLVATKMQEIKDKYGPQSFVFTCKSCQTHKLMVNFASSYGSPNCFSHFSNCPITYQMVCTHMYGDAKLKRDFSNAKYIVNFGHNLFEGIVISDAKKLAKFADQKDTKLVVLEPRFSVVASKADEWLPVKPGTDLAFVMALINTWIKNDTYNKEFIEKFTIGFDKVVEAAKDTTPQWQESITGIPAATVERIAAEIWAAAPRVIIDFGHKTTTTRAEYMRTRAIMTANAMMGNWEVKGGLFGGKNAKTYNKLTGLNEIPEITNPDKDFKVPKGTRVDFAGEDGKHKFVSRQHGVLMDIPDAILTDKPYPVKGWFNIRFNHLINVAGTQKTIDAMKKLDFIVVSDVYLNDMATYADVVLPESTYLERDEGIEDKSGQKPAYMIRNKIVEPIGDTKSGAEIFRELARKMKIDELYKWNDIREWRMQQVKGNVDLLAALEKDGYVTWKVPGILYREKGSVAKFVEKYPSAAQFVDENGLMDGMAKLKTKSGKIELFSEEVEAQFPGYGCLNTLDMDVFGGHELCLMSGKTPIHTNGHTQNVPFLNDMMSEAPIWIHPKTAARKGLKDGDKVILQNKFGKDKGKVMLTEGIREDTLFVYHGFGHTTPGMTRTDGDGTNQSRLLNPEEGPVAATMITNVGVDIIKA from the coding sequence ATGAATAAATCAAGACGAGATTTTTTAAAAACAAGCGCTGGAGCGGGTGTTTTAGCAACCTGTTTTACACCTGGCAGTCTAGGGGCGGTTGGTGCTAAAGCATTAAAAGGAAGCGAGAGTTTTACTCCTAGCTTCTGTGAAATGTGCTCTTCACGATGTCCTATCGAAGGACGCGTGGTAGACGGTAAAAACGTTTTTATACAAGGTAACCACAAAGCGTCCGGAACAGGAACTTCAGTATGTGCTAGAGGTGGCTCTGGACACTCTCAGCTTTACGATCCGCAACGTATAGTTAAGCCTTTAATACGCGTTGGCGAAAGAGGCGAAGGCAAATGGCGTGAAGCTAGTTGGGATGAGGCGTTAGATCTAGTTGCAACTAAAATGCAAGAGATTAAAGATAAATACGGACCGCAAAGCTTTGTGTTTACCTGTAAAAGCTGTCAAACACATAAGTTGATGGTAAATTTTGCTTCAAGCTATGGTTCGCCAAACTGCTTTTCTCACTTTTCAAACTGTCCGATAACATACCAAATGGTTTGTACTCACATGTATGGTGACGCGAAGTTAAAACGTGACTTTAGCAACGCAAAATACATTGTAAACTTCGGACACAATTTATTTGAAGGCATAGTTATATCAGATGCTAAAAAGCTTGCGAAATTTGCGGACCAAAAAGATACAAAGCTTGTAGTTCTCGAGCCTAGATTTAGTGTTGTTGCTTCAAAAGCAGACGAATGGCTACCTGTAAAACCGGGAACTGACCTGGCTTTTGTTATGGCGCTTATTAATACATGGATTAAAAATGATACTTATAATAAAGAATTTATAGAGAAATTTACTATAGGCTTTGATAAGGTCGTAGAGGCGGCAAAAGATACTACTCCACAGTGGCAAGAAAGTATCACTGGCATACCTGCTGCAACAGTTGAGCGTATAGCGGCTGAAATTTGGGCTGCAGCACCTCGCGTTATCATTGACTTTGGACACAAAACTACAACTACAAGAGCCGAATACATGAGAACAAGAGCCATTATGACTGCAAATGCTATGATGGGCAACTGGGAAGTTAAAGGCGGTCTTTTTGGTGGTAAAAATGCAAAAACATATAACAAATTAACAGGACTAAATGAAATCCCCGAGATAACAAACCCAGATAAAGACTTTAAAGTGCCAAAAGGAACAAGGGTTGACTTTGCGGGTGAGGATGGAAAACATAAATTTGTTAGCCGCCAACACGGTGTTTTGATGGATATTCCTGACGCAATTTTAACAGACAAACCTTATCCTGTAAAAGGCTGGTTTAATATACGATTTAACCACCTAATAAACGTTGCCGGTACGCAAAAAACGATAGATGCTATGAAAAAACTTGACTTTATCGTAGTAAGTGATGTTTACCTAAACGATATGGCAACTTATGCGGATGTGGTTTTACCTGAGAGCACTTATCTTGAAAGAGATGAGGGTATAGAGGATAAATCAGGTCAAAAGCCTGCATATATGATAAGAAATAAAATAGTCGAGCCTATCGGCGATACAAAGAGTGGCGCTGAAATTTTCAGAGAGCTTGCGCGCAAAATGAAAATAGACGAACTATACAAATGGAACGACATCAGAGAGTGGCGTATGCAACAAGTAAAGGGCAATGTAGACCTTTTAGCTGCCCTTGAAAAAGACGGTTATGTGACCTGGAAAGTACCTGGAATTTTATATAGAGAAAAAGGTTCTGTTGCTAAATTCGTTGAAAAATATCCAAGCGCAGCTCAATTTGTAGATGAAAACGGTCTTATGGACGGTATGGCTAAACTTAAAACAAAGAGTGGCAAGATAGAGCTATTTAGCGAGGAAGTAGAGGCTCAGTTCCCTGGGTATGGTTGCTTAAATACGCTAGATATGGATGTATTTGGCGGTCATGAGCTTTGCTTGATGAGTGGAAAAACACCTATACATACAAACGGACATACGCAAAACGTTCCTTTCTTAAATGATATGATGAGTGAAGCTCCGATCTGGATACATCCAAAAACTGCAGCAAGAAAAGGACTAAAAGATGGAGATAAAGTTATCTTGCAGAATAAATTTGGCAAAGACAAAGGTAAAGTTATGCTGACTGAGGGCATAAGAGAAGATACGTTGTTCGTTTATCACGGATTTGGTCATACAACGCCTGGCATGACTCGTACAGACGGCGACGGAACAAACCAAAGCAGACTTTTAAATCCGGAAGAGGGTCCGGTGGCAGCCACGATGATAACAAATGTTGGCGTGGATATTATTAAGGCGTAA
- a CDS encoding 4Fe-4S dicluster domain-containing protein encodes MKKYFMIHDENLCIGCQGCSVACRSENNVPSGVYRLQVHAKMTGTFPNLKMDFLRHSCVMCEDSPCVTVCPTGASFKTAEGITLLDHRTCVSCKYCILACPYDARFVEPQTGEIGKCTFCYETRLSKGEQPACVTVCPTDALTFGDLNDENSEVSKIMKEKKVYLPKEEFKTRPQLGMIANRKGGNNE; translated from the coding sequence ATGAAAAAATACTTTATGATACATGATGAAAATTTATGCATCGGCTGTCAAGGCTGTTCGGTTGCATGCAGAAGCGAAAACAACGTTCCAAGCGGAGTTTATCGCTTGCAAGTGCATGCAAAAATGACAGGAACGTTTCCAAATTTAAAGATGGATTTTTTACGCCACAGCTGCGTTATGTGTGAAGATAGTCCTTGCGTTACGGTATGTCCTACGGGAGCTAGTTTTAAAACGGCAGAAGGCATTACACTGCTTGATCATCGCACATGTGTTAGCTGTAAATACTGCATCCTGGCCTGTCCTTATGATGCTCGTTTTGTTGAGCCGCAAACAGGTGAGATAGGTAAGTGTACATTTTGCTATGAAACACGCCTTTCAAAAGGCGAGCAGCCGGCTTGCGTTACAGTTTGTCCGACAGATGCTCTTACATTTGGCGATCTAAACGATGAAAATTCTGAAGTTTCAAAAATCATGAAAGAGAAAAAAGTCTATCTTCCTAAAGAGGAATTTAAAACAAGACCACAGCTTGGAATGATAGCTAACCGCAAAGGAGGAAACAATGAATAA
- a CDS encoding sensor histidine kinase yields MDKSFKIPILATIVIMALFVFQSLVILGLSQKDETSKNLFSLLKYEKQIRTLFLNNKEMPTSLIFKYAIYDADFNPIVSTLSVRPENFKFVVLEQGKFLFYKSFFFKDKKLYYIIVTQEQSNKRMVFLTALMLTVALVMVFFILYMSYLGSVKPYKDVQRYMSNFFNDAMHELKTPLGVAGMNLEMLGMDNKYTNRIKNALKQMQITYEDVEFYIKRGYIKFPKERIDLGLYIHERILFLNSVAQSKHIMLVPNLEEKIFVNISKLAAQRIIDNTITNAIKYSPQDSRVIINLRSNGEEAVLSVQDFGDGIKDTKRIWKRYVREDEVRGGFGLGLNIVSEICNKEDIKYEVKSVPKEGSTFYYYFQISD; encoded by the coding sequence ATGGATAAAAGCTTTAAAATTCCCATTTTAGCCACTATCGTCATTATGGCGTTATTTGTATTTCAAAGTTTGGTTATTTTGGGATTAAGCCAAAAAGATGAGACTTCAAAAAATCTTTTTAGCTTACTTAAATACGAAAAACAAATACGAACACTGTTTTTAAACAACAAAGAGATGCCAACTTCTCTTATATTTAAATACGCTATTTATGATGCTGATTTTAACCCGATCGTTTCTACCCTTAGTGTAAGACCTGAAAATTTTAAATTTGTTGTGCTTGAGCAAGGTAAATTTTTATTTTATAAGAGTTTTTTCTTTAAGGATAAAAAGCTTTACTATATCATAGTAACCCAAGAGCAAAGCAACAAACGTATGGTTTTCTTAACCGCTCTTATGCTTACTGTTGCCTTGGTTATGGTATTTTTTATACTTTATATGAGCTATCTTGGTAGTGTAAAGCCATACAAAGATGTTCAAAGATACATGAGTAACTTCTTTAACGATGCCATGCATGAGCTAAAAACACCTCTTGGCGTAGCAGGTATGAACCTTGAAATGCTTGGCATGGATAACAAATACACAAATCGTATCAAAAATGCCCTAAAACAAATGCAAATAACATACGAAGATGTCGAGTTTTACATCAAACGCGGATATATAAAATTTCCAAAAGAGCGGATTGACCTTGGCTTATATATACATGAAAGAATTTTGTTTTTAAATAGCGTTGCCCAGTCAAAACATATCATGCTTGTTCCAAATTTAGAAGAAAAAATTTTTGTCAATATCAGCAAACTTGCAGCTCAAAGGATAATCGACAACACCATTACAAATGCTATAAAATACAGTCCTCAAGATAGCAGGGTGATAATAAATTTAAGATCAAACGGCGAAGAGGCCGTGCTTAGTGTTCAGGATTTTGGTGATGGTATTAAAGATACAAAGCGTATCTGGAAGCGTTATGTAAGAGAAGACGAGGTGCGAGGCGGTTTTGGTCTGGGGCTAAATATCGTGAGTGAAATTTGTAACAAGGAAGATATAAAATACGAAGTAAAAAGCGTCCCTAAAGAGGGAAGCACTTTTTATTATTATTTTCAAATTTCAGATTGA
- a CDS encoding ABC-F family ATP-binding cassette domain-containing protein — translation MLEVKGLTQRFASSLLFEDVNLVLKRQNRYGLIGANGAGKSTFLKILSGDIEASSGEIVIENGLRVGVLGQDQFAFENFTLKDAVLYGNKRLYDAVREKEKLYMSEEFTDEINDRLSELEIISAEEDPTYEYETRIEKILSSLGLNEFDKLMSEVENSDKVKVLLAQVLFPKPDILFLDEPTNNLDIDAIAWLENELNRHEGTLVVISHDRHFLNRVCTHILDVDFKKIREFTGNYDEWYMAANLIAKQHEMERDKKLKEKEELEKFIARFSANASKARQATSRAKQLAKLDIQEIAVSSRRDPSILFRANREIGNELIELSGISKKFDDKVIFENLNFKLEKGDKVAIIGHNGVGKTTLCKIITGELAPDSGTVHIGATIELGCFAQDTVNKIDGDLKLYEYLQDAKNKDIDEIRKCLGRMLFSGADQEKAVGTLSGGEKHRVRLSQLMLHKPNLMIMDEPNNHLDLEAIIALGEAFYNFSGSVICVSHDRELIDAFANRILHLKGNGEVVDFRGSYEEYRTSLGLDA, via the coding sequence ATGCTTGAAGTTAAGGGACTTACGCAGCGTTTTGCTAGCAGTTTGCTTTTTGAAGATGTAAATTTGGTGTTAAAGCGCCAAAACAGATATGGACTTATCGGAGCAAATGGCGCAGGTAAATCGACATTTTTAAAAATTTTAAGCGGTGATATAGAAGCAAGTAGCGGCGAGATAGTAATTGAAAATGGACTTCGTGTCGGAGTTCTTGGTCAAGATCAGTTTGCTTTTGAAAATTTTACGTTAAAAGATGCTGTGCTTTACGGCAACAAACGCCTTTATGACGCAGTAAGAGAGAAAGAAAAGCTTTATATGAGCGAGGAATTTACGGATGAGATCAATGATCGCTTGAGTGAGCTTGAGATCATTTCCGCAGAAGAAGACCCGACTTATGAGTATGAAACGCGTATCGAGAAAATTTTAAGTTCGCTTGGACTAAATGAATTTGATAAACTTATGAGCGAGGTTGAAAACTCAGATAAAGTAAAAGTGCTTTTGGCACAAGTGTTGTTTCCAAAGCCTGATATTTTGTTTCTTGACGAACCTACAAATAACCTTGACATCGATGCTATCGCTTGGCTTGAAAACGAGTTGAACCGCCACGAAGGAACGCTTGTAGTTATCAGCCACGATCGTCACTTTCTAAACCGTGTTTGCACGCATATCCTTGATGTTGATTTTAAGAAAATTCGCGAATTTACCGGTAACTACGATGAATGGTATATGGCTGCAAATTTGATAGCTAAACAACATGAGATGGAGCGTGATAAAAAGCTAAAAGAGAAAGAGGAGCTTGAAAAATTTATCGCTCGTTTCTCCGCAAATGCCTCAAAAGCTCGTCAGGCAACAAGTCGTGCAAAGCAGCTGGCAAAGCTTGACATTCAAGAGATAGCGGTCTCTAGTCGTCGCGATCCTAGCATTTTGTTCCGTGCAAATCGTGAGATAGGAAATGAGCTTATCGAGCTAAGTGGAATTTCAAAGAAATTTGATGATAAGGTTATTTTTGAGAATTTAAATTTCAAACTAGAAAAGGGCGATAAAGTAGCTATTATAGGACACAACGGCGTAGGCAAAACCACGCTTTGTAAGATCATTACTGGTGAGCTAGCACCAGACAGTGGAACCGTCCATATCGGTGCTACCATTGAGCTAGGATGCTTTGCGCAAGATACGGTAAATAAGATTGATGGCGATCTAAAACTATATGAATATCTGCAGGATGCAAAAAACAAAGACATAGATGAAATTCGCAAATGCCTTGGTAGGATGCTTTTTAGCGGCGCCGATCAAGAAAAGGCTGTAGGCACGCTAAGTGGCGGCGAAAAACATCGCGTTCGCCTTTCTCAGCTTATGCTACACAAGCCAAATTTGATGATCATGGATGAGCCAAACAACCATCTTGACCTTGAAGCTATCATCGCTCTTGGTGAAGCTTTTTATAATTTTAGCGGTTCTGTTATCTGTGTAAGTCACGATAGAGAGTTAATTGACGCTTTTGCAAATAGAATTTTGCACCTAAAAGGTAATGGCGAAGTTGTTGATTTCCGTGGAAGTTATGAAGAATACCGCACGAGCTTAGGATTAGACGCTTAA
- a CDS encoding anaerobic C4-dicarboxylate transporter: MDIMLILQIIVLFGGIYLGVKLGGMGVGYAGGLGIIILAMLGMKVEMKGIPMDVILIIASVISAITAMQVAGGLDFLVQVASKILRKNPKQINYLAPIVTYLLTIFAGTGHTAFSMLPVITEVAKGQNIKPSAPLALAVVSSQVAITASPISAAFVAMTGVCEPLGVSYPILLFICISTTFIAMVVTAFFVNKFYDLDLSKDPIYQERLAKGLVEEVKNVEYKELNPYAKRSVAIFGVGVLIIVAYALAISKSVGLIENPILTRDNAIISFMLTIGFAIVVLCKVETGKLLSTSTFQSGMNACICIIGIAWLGTTFVNGHIESIKEVAKDVVVQYPFILAVVLYFLSCLLYSQAATTRVMMPAVAVALGMTSPENAQHVWILVASFAAVSGLFVLPTYPTTLGAIAMDDTGTTKVGKFVFNHSFFVPGTIMVAISVALGFLVAPVLL, from the coding sequence ATGGATATAATGCTGATTTTGCAGATTATAGTCCTGTTCGGAGGCATCTACCTAGGCGTTAAGCTTGGTGGTATGGGTGTCGGTTATGCCGGCGGTTTAGGTATCATTATACTAGCTATGCTTGGTATGAAAGTTGAGATGAAGGGCATCCCTATGGATGTTATCCTTATTATTGCTTCTGTTATCTCTGCAATTACTGCTATGCAAGTTGCGGGTGGTCTTGACTTTTTGGTTCAAGTAGCTTCTAAAATTTTACGTAAGAACCCAAAACAAATCAACTACCTAGCACCAATAGTTACATATTTACTAACTATATTTGCTGGTACCGGACACACTGCGTTTTCTATGCTTCCTGTTATTACTGAGGTTGCAAAAGGTCAAAACATCAAACCAAGCGCACCACTTGCACTTGCTGTTGTTTCAAGCCAAGTAGCAATTACTGCTAGCCCTATCTCAGCAGCATTTGTTGCAATGACAGGCGTTTGTGAGCCTTTGGGTGTTAGCTATCCTATACTTTTATTTATATGTATTTCTACAACTTTCATTGCTATGGTTGTAACTGCATTTTTTGTAAACAAATTTTACGATCTTGATCTTTCAAAAGATCCTATCTATCAAGAAAGACTTGCAAAAGGTCTTGTTGAAGAGGTAAAAAATGTTGAGTATAAAGAGCTAAACCCTTATGCAAAAAGATCAGTTGCGATATTTGGTGTTGGTGTTTTGATTATCGTTGCTTATGCGCTTGCGATCTCAAAAAGTGTTGGTCTTATCGAAAATCCAATCTTAACACGTGATAATGCCATCATCAGCTTTATGCTTACTATCGGTTTTGCTATCGTTGTTTTATGTAAAGTTGAAACTGGTAAATTACTTTCAACTAGTACATTCCAAAGCGGTATGAACGCTTGTATATGTATCATCGGTATCGCATGGCTTGGAACGACATTTGTTAACGGACACATTGAAAGCATTAAAGAGGTAGCTAAGGATGTGGTTGTCCAGTATCCATTTATCCTAGCTGTGGTACTTTACTTCCTAAGCTGCTTGCTATACTCACAAGCTGCAACAACTCGCGTTATGATGCCTGCTGTTGCCGTTGCTCTTGGTATGACAAGTCCTGAGAATGCACAACACGTTTGGATCTTAGTTGCTTCTTTCGCAGCTGTTTCAGGCTTATTCGTGCTTCCAACTTACCCAACAACACTTGGCGCTATCGCTATGGACGACACAGGAACAACAAAAGTCGGTAAATTTGTATTTAACCACTCATTCTTTGTTCCAGGTACTATAATGGTAGCAATATCAGTTGCTTTGGGCTTCCTTGTTGCACCTGTGCTTTTATAA